One Dysidea avara chromosome 7, odDysAvar1.4, whole genome shotgun sequence genomic region harbors:
- the LOC136260345 gene encoding uncharacterized protein — protein MCPVPCLISTVCSIFIRRGGAIVCVITGPRQYTHDLPQGGLEVPCPYIFRTKDCKLGEKAKKVVEDVFGVMIIPTDDSPRQPVDDDGSHDVAGKDDGSPDAVFNHDHPLEAERIFMSTDVNRNISAHEIVITDDGESSSEPPCKKARISDIDPEYVIMGEELSDIHINLAQSLLKAQFPELSGLKSTLLQQKETPELEKQEKMLQIIHCASRLHWIVATTVGSAGNAILIYDSAFRNADEETRETIYTLFKSLAVIIINTLQ, from the coding sequence ATGTGCCCTGTGCCCTGTCTAATTTCTACTGTTTGTTCAATATTCATCCGTCGTGGGGGAGCCATAGTATGCGTCATTACTGGACCAAGGCAGTACACCCACGATTTGCCCCAAGGGGGCTTAGAAGTACCTTGTCCGTACATCTTCCGAACAAAAGATTGTAAACTAGGGGAGAAAGCAAAAAAGGTGGTTGAGGACGTGTTCGGTGTGATGATTATACCAACTGATGATTCCCCAAGGCAACCTGTAGATGATGATGGCTCACATGATGTTGCTGGTAAAGATGATGGCTCACCTGATGCAGTTTTTAACCATGATCACCCACTTGAAGCTGAAAGGATCTTCATGAGCACTGATGTTAATAGAAACATCAGTGCTCATGAAATTGTTATCACTGATGATGGTGAATCAAGTAGTGAACCGCCTTGCAAGAAAGCCAGGATAAGTGACATTGACCCTGAGTATGTTATAATGGGTGAGGAGCTGTCTGATATTCACATCAACTTGGCACAAAGCTTACTAAAAGCACAATTTCCTGAGTTGAGTGGTTTGAAATCTACCCTATTGCAGCAAAAGGAGACGCCAGAACTTGAAAAGCAAGAAAAGATGCTGCAAATTATTCACTGTGCCAGTCGTCTCCACTGGATTGTTGCAACTACCGTTGGAAGTGCAGGAAATGCTATTCTTATATACGATTCAGCATTCAGAAATGCTGACGAAGAAACTAGAGAAACAATATATACCCTATTTAAATCCTTAGCtgtgattattattaacactttacagtga